In Synechocystis sp. PCC 6714, the following are encoded in one genomic region:
- the prfC gene encoding peptide chain release factor 3: MQTSLSSTIPSADKALDDLLQEVDRRRNFAIISHPDAGKTTLTEKLLLYGGAIQEAGAVKARRSQRSATSDWMAMEQQRGISITSTVLQFDYRGKILNLLDTPGHQDFSEDTYRTLAAADNAVMLIDAAKGLETQTRKLFEVCRLRHLPIFTFINKLDRPSLTPLELMDEIEQELGMTTYAVNYPIGTGDRFRGVYDRLSQTIHLFERTGTHGSKKASDQTVALDDPQLEHLLGSDLYAEFQDELELIEEVGAEFNLPAVHAGEMTPVFFGSAMNNFGVELFLQAFLQYAAKPEAHDSNRGTIEPTYEEFSGFVFKLQANMDPKHRDRIAFLRVCSGKFEKDMVVKHPRTGKTVRLSRPQKLFAQERESVDIAYAGDVIGLNNPGAFTIGDTVHTGEKLIYPPIPSFSPELFAYLKSTDPSQYKNFKKGVAELQEEGAVQILQSLDESKRDPILAAVGQLQFEVVQYRLQEEYGVETRLEPLGFSLARWVVEGWDALEKAGRLFNTVVVKDRWDAPVLLFKNQWNLEQVAGDCPDLKLSAIAIPPSI; the protein is encoded by the coding sequence ATGCAAACTTCCCTGTCTTCAACCATTCCGTCTGCGGATAAAGCTCTGGACGATCTTTTGCAAGAAGTCGATCGCCGTCGTAACTTTGCTATCATTTCCCACCCCGATGCGGGTAAAACCACCCTGACGGAAAAATTATTGCTTTATGGTGGAGCAATCCAAGAAGCAGGGGCAGTGAAAGCCCGCCGTAGTCAGCGCAGTGCCACTTCCGACTGGATGGCCATGGAGCAACAGCGGGGTATTTCCATCACTTCCACCGTGCTGCAGTTCGACTACCGGGGCAAAATTCTTAATTTGTTGGATACCCCGGGGCACCAAGATTTCAGTGAAGATACCTACCGTACTCTAGCGGCGGCGGATAATGCGGTGATGTTAATTGACGCTGCTAAGGGTTTAGAAACCCAGACCCGTAAACTTTTTGAAGTCTGCCGTCTGCGCCATTTACCCATTTTTACCTTTATCAACAAGCTTGATCGCCCCAGTTTGACCCCCCTGGAGTTGATGGACGAAATTGAGCAGGAACTGGGCATGACCACCTATGCGGTGAACTATCCCATCGGCACCGGTGATCGTTTCCGGGGGGTGTATGACCGTTTGAGCCAAACCATTCATCTCTTTGAGCGTACGGGTACCCATGGCAGTAAAAAAGCTTCTGATCAAACCGTTGCCCTGGATGATCCGCAGTTGGAACATTTGCTGGGCAGTGATTTATATGCCGAATTTCAAGATGAGTTGGAATTAATTGAAGAAGTGGGGGCAGAATTCAATTTGCCTGCGGTCCATGCTGGAGAAATGACCCCAGTGTTTTTCGGCAGTGCCATGAATAACTTTGGCGTAGAACTATTTTTGCAAGCTTTTTTGCAGTACGCCGCCAAGCCGGAAGCCCACGACAGTAACCGGGGCACCATTGAACCCACCTACGAAGAATTTTCTGGTTTTGTCTTCAAACTCCAGGCTAATATGGACCCCAAACACCGGGACCGCATTGCCTTTTTGCGGGTTTGTTCTGGCAAATTTGAAAAGGACATGGTGGTCAAGCATCCCAGAACGGGAAAAACAGTGCGTTTGTCCAGGCCCCAAAAGCTTTTTGCCCAAGAAAGGGAATCGGTGGACATTGCCTATGCAGGGGATGTAATTGGATTGAATAATCCGGGGGCGTTTACCATTGGGGACACGGTACACACTGGGGAAAAGTTAATTTATCCCCCCATTCCTTCCTTTTCTCCTGAGCTATTTGCCTACCTCAAATCCACCGATCCTAGTCAGTATAAAAACTTTAAGAAAGGGGTAGCAGAGTTACAGGAAGAAGGGGCGGTGCAAATTCTCCAATCCCTCGATGAAAGTAAACGGGATCCCATTTTAGCGGCTGTGGGACAACTACAATTTGAAGTGGTGCAGTATCGTTTGCAGGAAGAATACGGAGTGGAAACCCGCCTGGAACCGTTGGGATTCTCCCTCGCCCGCTGGGTAGTGGAAGGTTGGGATGCCCTAGAAAAAGCGGGAAGACTATTCAATACAGTGGTGGTCAAAGACCGTTGGGATGCTCCGGTCTTACTGTTTAAAAATCAGTGGAATTTAGAGCAAGTTGCAGGGGATTGCCCAGATTTAAAATTAAGTGCGATCGCCATTCCCCCTTCCATTTGA